In Lycorma delicatula isolate Av1 chromosome 10, ASM4794821v1, whole genome shotgun sequence, a genomic segment contains:
- the LOC142330951 gene encoding uncharacterized protein LOC142330951, whose translation MSHDLVSELVIEQRADLLIITEPNKYLVARSGWMVDTNGDVAIMDVSGRIACRLTSRSGVMLAVGSDSTLAIGAYVSPNCDKHEFTRRLDIIQGVVNNARKKVIILGDFNCKAIAAGSAYTNRRGEILTDLMGAISRHCVNDGTPTYEADTRQSWT comes from the coding sequence ATGTCTCATGATTTGGTTAGTGAACTGGTCATAGAGCAGAGGGCTGATTTACTGATAATCACGGAGCCGAACAAGTACCTTGTTGCTAGATCAGGCTGGATGGTGGATACAAATGGTGATGTGGCAATTATGGATGTAAGTGGCAGGATAGCATGTAGATTGACGTCCAGATCTGGAGTCATGTTGGCGGTGGGGTCGGATTCAACACTAGCGATTGGTGCCTATGTGTCTCCAAACTGTGACAAACATGAATTTACTAGAAGACTAGACATAATACAAGGAGTAGTAAATAACGCTAGGAAGAAAGTCATTATTCTAGGTGATTTCAATTGTAAAGCGATTGCAGCAGGGAGCGCATACACTAATCGCAGAGGTGAGATCCTTACGGATTTGATGGGGGCAATTAGCCgtcattgtgtaaatgatggcaCCCCTACATATGAGGCGGACACTCGTCAGTCTTGGACTTAA